In Runella sp. SP2, the genomic window CCTCCCTTCACTCAGTAACCTCAATACCAATTACGGTGACTTCACGGCTTGGAAACTATTCTCGTTGGGCTTGGGCGTAGTCCCTAATTACCAATCGTTCCTAGGTTTGGTCGAAATTGTGGGCGGGCTTCTGTTGCTCCACCGTAAAACTGCCACCATTGGTACGCTCATTATTTTGCCTTTTACGGGTAACGTCTTTGTTTCCAACATCGCTTACGAAGGGGGCGAATACATCTATAGCTTTTATCTTATTACGCTAGCCCTCTTTTTGTTTTCGTACGACGCCCTCCGCTTGTTTACGTTGGTATCGCTCGAAAAACCTACCCTTCCCAACAAGTATCAACCTGTTTTTCAGGCCAATTGGCAAAAAGCTCGCTGGGCGTTGAAAGCCGTTTATATTCTTATGTTTGTGGTGGTATATGGCGCAGAAACCTACGCAGCCTACAAAAAAGGGCCGTACCAATTTCCTGCTAAGCAAGGCTTACCTCATTCAGAAGGGATTTACAACGTCAGCGAATTTAAGGTCAATTCCACACCCCTGCCCTACTCAAAAACAGACTCGACACGCTGGCAAGATGTGGTATTTGAAAAATGGAATACGCTCAGTATCAAATCAAATCGTTCGGTGAAATTGGATTTGTCCAACACCGAAGAGATTCACCCCAACGACGACGACCGTACTTATGAATTGGCAGGCTCGCAGGGGCGTCATTATTACAGTTACGAAGTGGATGAAAAACAACACGTTTTGCACCTCAAAAACCGTAACAAACACTACGCGAACGAAGCCCTTGAATTGCATTATTCTCAGCCCAATGACTCAACGATTGTCCTCTCGGGAATCAACGAACGACGCGATTCGGTGTATGCTGTACTGCACAAAATCAACAAAAAATACCTCACGTTCGAAGCACAAAAAACAGGACGTCGGAGCGGCTTAAAACTCTAAACTCAAACGCTTTACTGCTATGTCAAAGACACTAAAAATCACTTCAGAAAGGGTCGATTTAGGAGCGGCTTCCGCTCTAAACATACAATCGGTAACGGAACCATTTCCGCAGCACAAAGAACCAGCACAGGCGTCGGGCGGTGCATGGCCGCTGTGGAAAAAAATTGCGTTCCGCATTGCGTTTGTCTTTTTTGTGGCCATGTCGTTGCCCAACAACCTCGACTGGTACAAAGAGGTGGCGACGTTTGATTGGTTGCACCTGCACTACCGTGACCTGTACGACGTGGCGCGTTTTGGTTCTGGTTTAAACTTCTTTGGCAACCGCATCTTTGGCAGCACCCTCAACGGGTACGCCGTTTGGGTCATTACCTTCCTGTTTGCTATTGTCGTAGGATTGGTCTGGACGGGCATTGCCACCGTCACTAAAAAAGACCGTAAGGAATACAACTTGCTTTATTATTGGCTTCGCGTGATTGTGCGCTACCGCGCAGGCATTGGCATCATCGGATTTGGCTTCACCAAACTCACACCTACGCAGCTTCCTTACCCGTCTTGGGGCGTATTAAATACCAATTTTGGGGATCTGACCCTCCAAAAAATCTACTGGCTTTCGATTGGGATTGTGCCTTGGTACGAAGTATTTACGGGCGTAGTTGAAGTAGCAGCGGGGGCGTTATTGTTTTTTAGAGCCACTACATTTTGGGGAGCCGTTTTACTATTTGGCGCACTGGCCGACATCGTCTATGTCAATTTTGCCTACGACGGCGGCGTCCACGTTTACAGCTCTTACTTTGTGTTGTTTTCGGCCTTTTTATTAGTTGACTACATTCCAAAACTCTACAACCTGCTCATTTTGGAGAAGCCGACTATTCCTACCACCTACTACCCCACTTTTTCCGAAGCTTGGCAGCGTATTACGCGCATTTCGCTCAAAACAGGAACACTCATTTTATTTTTACCCGTTTTTACGTACTTGTCGGTCATCAACTTTTTGTACGACCCTTACAAACAACCTGCCCTCAAAGGCATCCCACAGTTACGGGGAAATTACCACGTTACGGAATTTCGTCACAAAGGCCAAGTGATTCCTTTTTCGCCGCTGGATACTTTGCGCTGGCAGCAAGCCACGTTTGAAAAATGGACCACACTTACCTTCAAGGTCAACAAACCTGTGGATTTGGATTTATCCAACGGCGGCGGCGCTCCCATGCGCGACATCAACCGTACGTTTGAATTGACGGGCGTAGCGGGTGGCCAACGCGTGTTTTACTACGAAGCCGACACCGTTCATCACGTGCTGTATTTGCAAGACAAAAACCGTGGGCAACGCCAAGAAGGGCGTGAATTCTTAGGAAATCGAACCGACTTTGGCGGCGACGGACGCACCAATGCCCCAGGCAAAAAGAAGAACGAAAAGAAAAAAGAAGACAACTGGATTCCTAAAGAAGCTTTGGCCATCATTGGCCCCGAAGCCCCTAAGATTGAACCCATTGCGTATTCAACTCGCCGCGTCAAGGGCATTGAGGCCGAATCTCGTCCTGGCAAACGCAACCGCATGATTCTTAATTATGACATTCAGAACGGTGGCAATCGGGTCGTGTTGACAGGCATTGATGAGCACAAAGACTCCATCCGAGTGGTTTTAGACCGCTACGAGAAAAAATATGCTTTGTCACGCAGTACGCTAGAGGCTGGAAAGTACAATTAAAAACTCATTTTTAACTAACTACATTGTCAAGTAAATAATTTTATTTCTTACCCGCAGAAGCCCGCTGAATAATACAAACGCAGATTTTCGCTGACAAAGCACTTAATGAAGCTAGTCTCATCGGCGTATATCTGCGGCTCTTAATCTGCGTCAATCCGCGGGTAAAACTTAAAAAACTTATCTAACAATGTACTAACCATTATTTTTATGAAAATCAGAAAACTACACTTTATTTTACTCTTGATAGTGAGTTCGGCCATCACTGCTTTGGCGCAGAAATCAGTATCAGGCACCATCAAAGACAAAGAAACGGGCGAGGCGCTACCAGGCGTCTCGGTCATTGTCAAAGGCACGCAAACGGGAACAATTTCCGACCAACAAGGCACTTTCAAACTATCCGTTAACGATAATTCTACCCTCATTTTTTCTTTTATTGGATATACTTCCATTGAAAAAGCCGTCGCTAATCAATCTACCTTTTCTATCGAATTAACATCTGACACCAAACAACTCAGTGAAGTTCGGGTAATTGGCTACGGTACGCAAACCAAAGCTGAATTTACGGGTTCGGCTGTGCGGGTTTCGGGCGAAGCCATCAAAGAGCAGCCCGTGCAAAGCTTTGACCAAGCCCTTCAAGGCCGTGCACCTGGGGTAAGCATTGGTCAGCCCAATGGGGTTTTGAACAATCCGCCCGTGATTCGGATTCGGGGCGTCAACTCCATTTCGTTGAGCTCGTACCCGCTGATTGTAGTCGATGGGATTCCCATCAATACGGGTAACGTTTCGACCAGTACGGCCGTTCCTAACAACCCCCTTGGCGACATCAATCCCGCTGATATTGAATCCATTGACGTATTGAAAGATGCTGCATCCACGTCCATCTATGGTTCGCGGGCAGCGGCGGGGGTATTGCTCATTACGACCAAGCGCGGAAAAGCAGGCAAACCTCGGATTACGTACGAAACTTGGGCGGGCGTTTCCAACGTCGTGCGTCTGCCTGAGTTATTGAACGCCGAACAGTACATCGCCATCAAAAACGAAGCGGTTTTAAATGCCAAAATTTTGGGTGGAAATGCCAACAACGACCGAGTAGCTTCGGCTTTATTTTTCCCTAATTACGACGAAAACAAAAACCCGATTGACACACGCTGGTACGATTACATTTACCGCACGGGTACTTCACAAAGTCATAACATCAATATTTCGGGCGGTACGCCCACTACGTCGTACTACTTTTCGGCCAACTATACCAACCAAAATGGCTTTTTGGTCGCCAACGAGTTTAAACGCAAAGCGATTCGTTTCAACATTGACCAAGAAATTACCTCTTGGTTGAAATTAAAAGGAAGCGTTTCGTACAACACTAGCTACAACAAATCACCGTACGCGGGGTCGTTGCCAAACTCTAATTTCTTCTTGGTAGGAGCAGCGCGCTTGGCCGTTGCCCTCTCGCCCAACGTTCCTGCCTTTAACGCCGACGGTTCGTACAACATCAACCCCTCGGCACTCAATACCATTGGCATGGGCAACAACCAAGTGGTGAGCAACTGGGGAAACCCCGTGGCGTTGCTGCGAGAAAACCGCTACACGTCCGAAAACGACCGCGTTATTGGAACTCTTTCGGCAATAGCTAATCTCGCCAAAAACCTTGATTTTACAACCTCCTACTCCATCGACCGCCTCCGTACCGACAACGTAAGCTTTGACAGCGCCATCCAAGGAAATGGTTTTTCGACGCGTGGAAATGCTACTAATACCACTGGAACTAGGGATACGTGGAACTGGACCAACACGCTCTCGTACAACCTTGGTTTTGGCGGAAAGCACTCAGCTTCGGCATTGGTAGGGTATGATATTCAGAAGTTTGACTATACCGCATGGGGAGCGTCACGCACGCAAACCTCCGACCCTTTCTTTGATAATTACCAAGGAAACTGGGGGGCCATTTCGGCGACTGGGAATGAGATTAGCGAACGCGCGTTCCTCTCGTTCTTTTCCCGTTTGAATTACGACTTCAACAAAAAATACTTCGTTACCTTTAACTTCCGCCGCGATGGCAACTCGGCTTTGGGGGCGGGTAAAAAATACGGAAACTTTGGTGGTGTGTCGGGTGGCTGGGCCTTGTCAGAAGAACCATTTTACAAAAACTTGTCACTTTCCAACGTGCTAAGCAACGTCAAACTCCGCGCCAGTTGGGGGCGCGTAGGCAACGGAAACCTTAACGACGCCTACAGTTCGCTCGAACTTTACAGTGGCTCGCTTTACGGCAGCGTTCCGACTTGGGAAATTTCGCAAGCAGGAAACTCAAATTTGGGTTGGGAAACCAGCAACCAAACCAACATCGGAGCCGATTTGGGTTTGTGGAACGACCGCGTTCAAGTGGAAGTCACGTATTTCAACAATGACGTCAACGGTCTGATTTTGAGCGCTCCGCAGGCAGTTTCTAAAGGGATTCCTGGCAATGCAATTTTGGGCAACGTAGGTTCGATGTACAACCGTGGGCTTGAGTTGGGCATCAACGCCACCGTGCTTCGTAAAGGAGACTTTTCGTGGAATACCTCGTTCAATATTACCTCGCTTGAAAACCAAGTAACGGCATTGGCCCAAGGCAACACGGACATCGTTGGAACTACGCACGTATCGTACGAAACCACCAACATCACGCGCGTGGGTTATTCGGTAGGAAGTTTGTACGGCGCCAAAACCGCAGGTGTTAATCCCGACAACGGACAGCGTATTTTTATCAATGCCAAAGGGGAAAAAGTACAGTACAGCCAAGTGGTATTGCCAGGGCAAAGCCAGTGGACGTACTTAGACGGCACGAAAGCGCCTGCCATTACGGGAGCAGATTACTACCTCATTGGCAACGCCCTTCCAAAGTGGTACGGAGGTTTGACCAACACCTTTAAATATAAGAACTTCGATGCAGCCGTGAGTTTGTCGTTTGCGGGAGGTAACTACATCATGAACGGTACCCGCGCCACTCTTCTCGACCAACGCGCCTACAACAACTCTACCGAAATCTTGAACCGTTGGCAAAAACCAGGCGACATCACTGACATTCCTCGCTTGGTGTACAACGACCAGCTTTCGAGCGGTTCGTCGTTCCCCGTATCGACTAACGCCGAAAAAGGAGATTTTCTCCGTTTGCAAAACGCTTCGCTTGGCTACCGCATTCCTGCCAATCCTGTGTTCACGAAGCTCGGACTCAGCACGGTTCGGGTCTATGCCCAAGGCTCTAATTTGTTTTTGTTGACCAAATACACGGGCACCGACCCAGAATCGTCGGTCAACGGAAACTCAAACGTAACACCAGGCATCGAAAAGAACTCAGTGGGTCAAGCAAGAACCTTCACCTTTGGCTTAAATGTGAGTTTTTAGGGGGGGGAGCGTTAGCCGTTATCTGTTAACCGTTATCTGTTAATCGTTTACCACTAAAATTTCCATTATCAAAGGTTTTGAAGAATCCAAAGCAGCCTCGGTAGAGGCGCAACGTTTGTAGAAAAACGTTTTGAGTAAGTCCATCTAGCCTCGGTAGAGGCGTAACATTTGTAGAAAAATCAATTGAAGATGAAAAAAAGTCAGAAATACATCGGAAAAAGAGGCGTCATTGGCGCATTGTGCGTAGGATTGGTGTTGTCAACGGCCTCGTGCAACGACCAAGAACTACTCAATCCCCAACCAGAAACCGCCATCAGCGGTGCCAATGCCTTTGATACCCCTGATCGGATTTTGGGGTTGGTCAACGGCGTTTATAAATCCATCAAAAGCGCCAACTTTTACGGGGGCAATTACTACACCTACACCGAAGCCAGAGGCGAAGAGTTTATCAACCGCACTAGCAATACCTTTACCGCCTACGAAGCTTGGAATCAGACGCTTAATTCGGGCTCAAACTTCGTGGCAGGTTTTTGGTCGGCGGCGTACACGGCCATTAACAATGCCAATATTTTAATCAAGGGGCTGAACGACAATCCGACCAAAGTAAGCGCCACGCTCACCAAGCAATACATTGCCGAAGCAAAATTTGCCCGCGCGCTGAGTTATTTTGCCCTGGTCACCCTCTACGCCCGTCCGTTCAACGAAGACAAAGGCGCGTCAAAAGGGCTGCCATTGCGCTTGCAAGCCGAAACTTCAACGGACAACAACGACCTCAAACGTAGCACTGTAGCCGAGGTTTACGCTCAAATTATCAAAGACTTGAACGAAGCCGAGGCTGATTTACCGTTGAACCACGCCACGGCTCTTCTCAACACCACCCGCGCCCACCGCAATACGGCCATTGCCCTCAAAACGCGGGTCTATCTCAATAGCGGCAACTACGCCAAAGTGATTGAAGAAGCCAAAAAAATTGTCTCCGAAACCGCCCCCTACGCGGCAGCTTCGGGCGTCAACCACAAGCTACAGAACATCGTCGAAATTTTTACGACCAATTACACCTCAACCGAATCTATTTTGTCAGTTCCCATGACCGAATTAGACAACGTCGGTGGGCAATCGTCGTTTCCATACGTCTTTAACGCCAATTCGGAATACAACCTCAATCCCAACGGCATTTGGGGAGAAACCGAATGGCGGACCGCCGACCTTCGTCGCACGTTTGCGCGGACGGCATCGGGGCTTCAGTTTCTTACCAAGTATAGCAAGCCTTCTCCGTTTTTGGACTACATGCCGATTATTCGCTATTCGGAAGTATTGCTCAACTACGCCGAAGCCGCTGCTCGCACGGGCGATTTGACCAAGGCCGTTGAACTTTTGAAAGCCGTGCGTAACCGCTCCGATGCCAGCTATGTATTCCCTCAGAGCGCGATTGGTACGCAAACGGCTTTGGTCAACACCATTTTAAAAGAACGCCGCATTGAATTACTAGGTGAAGGGTTCCGTTCCAACGATTTGCTACGCAACTTGTTGCCGTTACCTGCCAAGTCGAGCAGTGCGTTGAGCGCTCCTGAGGTCAAACCGACCGACCCCAACTACACATTTCCACTCCCCAACGTGGAGATTGTCACAAACAAGCTTTTGTTGGATTAATACCGTACCATGTGTTAGTTACAGTGGTGCACCTCAGTGCACCACTGTTTATCCTCGCCAATTATGTCATTTATCCACCATATCATCGCCTTGGGGTGCATTGTGATTAGTTCCCAATGTCTAGCGCAGCGTACGCGTGCAGGAGAGTCTCCTGAGCATAACACTCACGCCCAACACCAGCATGAAGCCCACGACGGCGCCAGCCACGACCACCTAAACCACATTCAGGAATACCGTAAAGAAACCGTGTTTGTGCACCATCTCCCCTCTCCTGAACGGTTGAACGGGATAGGCGCAACTAACTTTCCGATTACGACGTCTTCCAACGAAACCCAGTTTTTTTTCAACCAAGGCATTGAGTTACTGCATTGTTTTTGGGATTTTGAAGCCTATCGAGCCTTCAAAGAAGCCATTCGACACGACTCTACGGCCATCATGCCTTATTATGGGTTATACAGCGCGATTGGAGCCATTGAAGGTGATGATTTCAAGAATGACCAAAAACTAGCTATCCGCAAACTCAAAGCATTAAAGGAAAAAGCCACCGAGCGCGAAAAATTATACGCCGAAGCCATTTTGGCCCGTGATGCCGACGCGGAAGGAGGCAAAGCCGCGTACCAGAAAAAACTTGAATTGATTGTCCACAAATATCCGCAAGACTTAGACGCGAAACTTTTTTTGGCTTTGAGCAAGATGGGCGGCTACGATGCCAAACTCAACCCCCGCGAAGGCCAGATTTATTCTGAATATTTGCTCAAAGACATTCTTCGTTTGCACCCAGAAAATGCCGCCGCGCACCACTACTGGATTCACCTCAAAGAAAATTGTTGCCCCAATGAAGCGCTGGAAAGTGCGGCCAAGCTTCCTAAACTAGCCCCCAACTCGGGGCACATGGTGCACATGCCAGGGCACGTTTATTACAAAGTAGGTGACTATCAAAAAGCATTTGACGCGTTTGTGGCGGCAGTTAAGGTCGATTCGGCCTATATGAAACAACAAAATATACCCGAAGTTGACAACTGGAATTACATCCACAATATCAACTACTTGCTGTCAAGCTGTGCCGAAGATGGGCGCTACAGCACAGCCCTTTATTACGCCGAAAAACTCAAAAATATGCCCGCTACCAAAGAGCGGAAACGCAAATATGAAGGGCGTTTTTTCTACCAAGGGGTTATTGCTCCCGCCAAAATGGAGATTTGCTTTGGCTTTTATGACCGTGCCGCGCAAAAATTAGCCGCCATCCAGCTCGACAAAGACAGTTTGTTTACTCCCAAAGCCATTGCCTACAAACAGGCGTTGTTTCACTTTGCCACGGGAATGAACGCCGTAAAAAAAGGAGACCTACCAACGGCTAAAAATCACCAAAATGCACTTGATGCCTTGCTCTGGCGCAACGCCAACCAATCAGACGCCAAAGACATCATCAATACTCGACGGGTAAATGACCTAAACGTAGCTTCCTTGGAATTGCAGGGCGTCATCCAAAGTGCCGAAAACAACTACACCGAAGCCATTGCATTGCTCAAAAAAGCAAAACAAAAAGAAGACGAGTTAGGCTACAGTGAACCACCTTCGTATGCCCGTCCCGTGCTGATAAGTTTGGCCGAAGCGCACCTCAAAGCCAAGCAATACTCGAAAGCCGTGGAAGCCTACGAAGAACTGTTACAACAACATCCCAATTCGGCCAACGGTTACTGGGGATTATACAAAGTGTTTAAACAAAAAGGAGACCAAACCAAGGCAAGTGAGTATGCCAAACGCTTGCAGTCCGTCACCCCGCACGGTGGCCAAGGGCTTTTTCCACTTTAGCAGTATAAGTAACTAAAAATCAATAGAATTTATTTAAACCAAAACAAAAAAAATGAAAACACCCGTAACTTTCGTAGGCGCTCTCCTGTTGGGCGTGAGCCTGTTGGCTTTTCGTAGTGATAACCCACACGAAGCCGAGATTAAATCGTGGCATCAAAAACGCATCGAAAGCCTGAAAGCTGAGGAAGGATGGCTCAACTTGGCGGGGCTTTTTTGGCTCAAAGAAGGCGAAAATACCATTGGCGGAAACGAAAAAAATAGCATCGTTTTTCCAGCGGAACACAGCGATGCGTTTTTGGGAAAAGTTATTTTAAAGGACGGCAAAGTGACGTTTGAAGCAGCGCCCCAAGCGGCGGTGCAGTTGGGTGAGCAGGCAGTTACCAACGCCGAACTTTTTCCTTACCAGGGCAAACCTACGGTTCTGAAACACAAAACATTGCGCTGGTTTATTATCCAACGGGGTGATAAATTTGCCATTCGCTTACGCGACTTGGAAGGTACCTACGTAAAAGCATTCAAAGGCATCGAAACTTTTCCGATTACGACAGACTGGAAAGTGAAGGCAAAATTTATTCCGACGGAAGGTAAAAAACTTACCATTTTGGACATCACTGGACGGTCGTACGAACAGGCATCTCCTGGTAAATTTGTATTTACGATTGATGGCAAAGAATATAGCCTTGAGT contains:
- a CDS encoding DUF1684 domain-containing protein, yielding MKTPVTFVGALLLGVSLLAFRSDNPHEAEIKSWHQKRIESLKAEEGWLNLAGLFWLKEGENTIGGNEKNSIVFPAEHSDAFLGKVILKDGKVTFEAAPQAAVQLGEQAVTNAELFPYQGKPTVLKHKTLRWFIIQRGDKFAIRLRDLEGTYVKAFKGIETFPITTDWKVKAKFIPTEGKKLTILDITGRSYEQASPGKFVFTIDGKEYSLESVGSKERPHFVFGDLTNKHDTYGGGRFLDAPAPDAEGYTYIDFNKAYNPPCAFTPYATCPLPTKENRLQVAIKAGEKYHGDH
- a CDS encoding DoxX family protein, whose translation is MAKELLLDDSIEWQGWEKNIFRFFGLYFLIQVLPLDLRFFKHLFVTEDWAFSYRNIFYLSKYSPNFIGQESFINWLIVAVLAGIGALIWSRIDKPTTDYNKLYYGIRVLVRYRLALGVIAYGFIKFFPLQAPLPSLSNLNTNYGDFTAWKLFSLGLGVVPNYQSFLGLVEIVGGLLLLHRKTATIGTLIILPFTGNVFVSNIAYEGGEYIYSFYLITLALFLFSYDALRLFTLVSLEKPTLPNKYQPVFQANWQKARWALKAVYILMFVVVYGAETYAAYKKGPYQFPAKQGLPHSEGIYNVSEFKVNSTPLPYSKTDSTRWQDVVFEKWNTLSIKSNRSVKLDLSNTEEIHPNDDDRTYELAGSQGRHYYSYEVDEKQHVLHLKNRNKHYANEALELHYSQPNDSTIVLSGINERRDSVYAVLHKINKKYLTFEAQKTGRRSGLKL
- a CDS encoding TonB-dependent receptor — protein: MKIRKLHFILLLIVSSAITALAQKSVSGTIKDKETGEALPGVSVIVKGTQTGTISDQQGTFKLSVNDNSTLIFSFIGYTSIEKAVANQSTFSIELTSDTKQLSEVRVIGYGTQTKAEFTGSAVRVSGEAIKEQPVQSFDQALQGRAPGVSIGQPNGVLNNPPVIRIRGVNSISLSSYPLIVVDGIPINTGNVSTSTAVPNNPLGDINPADIESIDVLKDAASTSIYGSRAAAGVLLITTKRGKAGKPRITYETWAGVSNVVRLPELLNAEQYIAIKNEAVLNAKILGGNANNDRVASALFFPNYDENKNPIDTRWYDYIYRTGTSQSHNINISGGTPTTSYYFSANYTNQNGFLVANEFKRKAIRFNIDQEITSWLKLKGSVSYNTSYNKSPYAGSLPNSNFFLVGAARLAVALSPNVPAFNADGSYNINPSALNTIGMGNNQVVSNWGNPVALLRENRYTSENDRVIGTLSAIANLAKNLDFTTSYSIDRLRTDNVSFDSAIQGNGFSTRGNATNTTGTRDTWNWTNTLSYNLGFGGKHSASALVGYDIQKFDYTAWGASRTQTSDPFFDNYQGNWGAISATGNEISERAFLSFFSRLNYDFNKKYFVTFNFRRDGNSALGAGKKYGNFGGVSGGWALSEEPFYKNLSLSNVLSNVKLRASWGRVGNGNLNDAYSSLELYSGSLYGSVPTWEISQAGNSNLGWETSNQTNIGADLGLWNDRVQVEVTYFNNDVNGLILSAPQAVSKGIPGNAILGNVGSMYNRGLELGINATVLRKGDFSWNTSFNITSLENQVTALAQGNTDIVGTTHVSYETTNITRVGYSVGSLYGAKTAGVNPDNGQRIFINAKGEKVQYSQVVLPGQSQWTYLDGTKAPAITGADYYLIGNALPKWYGGLTNTFKYKNFDAAVSLSFAGGNYIMNGTRATLLDQRAYNNSTEILNRWQKPGDITDIPRLVYNDQLSSGSSFPVSTNAEKGDFLRLQNASLGYRIPANPVFTKLGLSTVRVYAQGSNLFLLTKYTGTDPESSVNGNSNVTPGIEKNSVGQARTFTFGLNVSF
- a CDS encoding RagB/SusD family nutrient uptake outer membrane protein — encoded protein: MKKSQKYIGKRGVIGALCVGLVLSTASCNDQELLNPQPETAISGANAFDTPDRILGLVNGVYKSIKSANFYGGNYYTYTEARGEEFINRTSNTFTAYEAWNQTLNSGSNFVAGFWSAAYTAINNANILIKGLNDNPTKVSATLTKQYIAEAKFARALSYFALVTLYARPFNEDKGASKGLPLRLQAETSTDNNDLKRSTVAEVYAQIIKDLNEAEADLPLNHATALLNTTRAHRNTAIALKTRVYLNSGNYAKVIEEAKKIVSETAPYAAASGVNHKLQNIVEIFTTNYTSTESILSVPMTELDNVGGQSSFPYVFNANSEYNLNPNGIWGETEWRTADLRRTFARTASGLQFLTKYSKPSPFLDYMPIIRYSEVLLNYAEAAARTGDLTKAVELLKAVRNRSDASYVFPQSAIGTQTALVNTILKERRIELLGEGFRSNDLLRNLLPLPAKSSSALSAPEVKPTDPNYTFPLPNVEIVTNKLLLD
- a CDS encoding tetratricopeptide repeat protein — its product is MSFIHHIIALGCIVISSQCLAQRTRAGESPEHNTHAQHQHEAHDGASHDHLNHIQEYRKETVFVHHLPSPERLNGIGATNFPITTSSNETQFFFNQGIELLHCFWDFEAYRAFKEAIRHDSTAIMPYYGLYSAIGAIEGDDFKNDQKLAIRKLKALKEKATEREKLYAEAILARDADAEGGKAAYQKKLELIVHKYPQDLDAKLFLALSKMGGYDAKLNPREGQIYSEYLLKDILRLHPENAAAHHYWIHLKENCCPNEALESAAKLPKLAPNSGHMVHMPGHVYYKVGDYQKAFDAFVAAVKVDSAYMKQQNIPEVDNWNYIHNINYLLSSCAEDGRYSTALYYAEKLKNMPATKERKRKYEGRFFYQGVIAPAKMEICFGFYDRAAQKLAAIQLDKDSLFTPKAIAYKQALFHFATGMNAVKKGDLPTAKNHQNALDALLWRNANQSDAKDIINTRRVNDLNVASLELQGVIQSAENNYTEAIALLKKAKQKEDELGYSEPPSYARPVLISLAEAHLKAKQYSKAVEAYEELLQQHPNSANGYWGLYKVFKQKGDQTKASEYAKRLQSVTPHGGQGLFPL